One Capricornis sumatraensis isolate serow.1 chromosome 8, serow.2, whole genome shotgun sequence genomic region harbors:
- the IFI35 gene encoding interferon-induced 35 kDa protein, translated as MCAQLLPTGSQTVSALQALQEEQARLKMRLQELQRNLRDCPQGKVPFPVPESPLVFRGHFQKGKAMAKSVVSHVRICYPLPGGSALVTFDDPNVAKQVLQQKEHQINVEGFRLRVQVQPLELPMLTTIQVSSQMNDQRVLVSGFPAGLKLSEEELLDKLEIFFGKTKNGGGDVEMRELLQGGVMLGFTEVGVAQHLCQVGQFMVSLGKQQSCLRVSPYMSGKIQKAEVRPQPVPQSVLVLNIPDVLDGPELQDILEIHFQKPTRGGGEVEAVTVVPPGQRGLAVFTSKSG; from the exons GCTCTCCAGGCCCTTCAGGAGGAACAGGCCAGACTAAAGATGAGGCTGCAGGAGCTGCAGAGGAATCTCAGGGACTGCCCCCAAGGCAAG GTCCCATTCCCTGTGCCCGAGTCCCCCCTGGTGTTCCGAGGACACTTTCAGAAGGGCAAGGCAATGGCCAAGTCTGTGGTTTCCCATGTGCGGATTTGTTACCCTCTGCCTGGAGGCTCTGCTCTGGTGACCTTTGATGACCCCAATG TGGCCAAGCAGGTGCTGCAGCAAAAGGAGCATCAGATCAATGTGGAAGGGTTCCGGCTGAGGGTTCAAGTCCAGCCCCTGGAGCTACCCATGCTGACCACCATCCAG GTGTCCAGCCAGATGAATGACCAGAGAGTGCTGGTCAGTGGGTTTCCTGCTGGGCTCAAGCTAAGTGAGGAAGAGCTGCTGGACAAGCTGGAGATCTTCTTTGGCAAGACCAAGAATGGAGGTGGTGATGTGGAGATGAGGGAACTGCTGCAAGGAGGTGTCATGCTGGGCTTTACTGAGGTTGGAG TGGCCCAGCACCTGTGCCAGGTGGGCCAGTTCATGGTGTCACTGGGTAAACAGCAGTCCTGTCTGAGAGTCTCTCCCTATATGAGTGGGAAGATCCAGAAGGCCGAG GTCAGGCCCCAGCCTGTGCCCCAGTCGGTGCTGGTGCTCAACATTCCTGATGTCCTGGATGGCCCGGAACTACAAGACATCCTGGAGATCCACTTCCAGAAACCCACTCGTGGAGGCGGGGAGGTGGAAGCTGTGACAGTCGTGCCCCCGGGACAGAGAGGCCTCGCAGTCTTCACTTCGAAGTCAGGCTAG
- the VAT1 gene encoding synaptic vesicle membrane protein VAT-1 homolog, translating to MSAEREVAEAATAVAAAEAGAGEDASSQPPKAEAAGDAQPSAASEGPAAPSPPPPLLRCLVLTGFGGYDKVKLQTRPAAPPAPGTGQLTLRVKACGLNFADLMARQGLYDRLPPLPVTPGMEGAGVVIAVGEGVNDRKIGDRVMVLIRSGMWQEEVTVPSAQTFLMPEAMTFEEAAALLVNYITAYMVLFDFGNLRPGHSVLVHMAAGGVGMAALQLCRTVENVTVFGTASASKHEVLKENGVTHPIDYHTTDYVDEIKKISPKGVDIVMDPLGGSDTAKGYNLLKPMGKVVTYGMANLLTGPKRNLMALARTWWNQFSVTALQLLPANRAVCGFHLGYLEGEVELVSGVVTRLLALYNQGHIKPRIDSVWPFEKVADAMKQMQEKKNVGKVLLVPGPEKEN from the exons ATGTCCGCCGAGAGAGAGGTAGCCGAGGCGGCCACCGCGGTGGCGGCGGCCGAGGCAGGGGCTGGAGAAGATGCCTCTTCGCAGCCCCCGAAGGCGGAGGCAGCCGGCGACGCTCAGCCGTCTGCGGCCTCCGAGGGGCCCGCCGCCccttcgccgccgccgccgctgctgcgcTGTTTGGTGCTCACGGGCTTCGGCGGCTACGACAAGGTGAAGCTGCAGACCCGGCCGGCCGCGCCCCCAGCCCCGGGGACCGGCCAGCTGACTCTGCGCGTCAAGGCCTGCGGGCTCAACTTCGCTGACCTTATGGCCCGGCAGGGGCTGTACGATCGGCTCCCGCCGCTGCCCGTCACTCCCGGCATGGAGGGCGCGGGCGTGGTGATCGCTGTGGGCGAGGGCGTAAACGACCGCAAG ATAGGGGACCGAGTGATGGTGTTGATCCGGTCAGGCATGTGGCAGGAGGAGGTGACTGTGCCTTCGGCCCAGACATTCCTGATGCCTGAGGCCATGACTTTTGAAGAAGCTGCTGCCTTGCTGGTCAATTATATCACAGCCTACATGGTCCTCTTTGACTTTGGCAACCTACGGCCTGGCCACAGCGTCTTGGTACACATGGCTGCAG GGGGTGTGGGTATGGCTGCCTTGCAGCTGTGCCGAACAGTGGAGAATGTGACCGTGTTCGGAACAGCCTCAGCCAGCAAGCACGAGGTGCTGAAGGAGAACGGAGTCACACACCCCATTGATTACCACACGACTGACTACGTGGATGAGATCAAGAAGATCTCCCCCAAAG GTGTGGACATTGTCATGGACCCTCTGGGTGGGTCAGATACTGCCAAGGGCTACAACCTCCTCAAACCCATGGGCAAAGTAGTCACTTATG GAATGGCCAACTTGCTGACGGGCCCCAAGCGGAACCTGATGGCCCTGGCGCGCACATGGTGGAATCAGTTCAGTGTGACGGCTCTGCAGCTGCTGCCGGCCAACCGAGCTGTGTGTGGCTTCCACCTGGGCTACCTGGAGGGCGAGGTGGAGCTGGTCAGCGGTGTGGTGACCCGCCTCCTTGCTCTATATAACCAGGGCCACATCAAGCCCCGTATTGACTCCGTGTGGCCCTTTGAGAAG GTGGCGGATGCCATGAAGCAGATGCAGGAGAAGAAGAATGTGGGCAAAGTCCTCCTAGTGCCTGGGCCAGAGAAGGAGAACTAG
- the RND2 gene encoding rho-related GTP-binding protein RhoN yields the protein MEGQSGRCKIVVVGDAECGKTALLQVFAKDAYPGSYVPTVFENYTASFEIDKRRIELNMWDTSGSSYYDNVRPLAYPDSDAVLICFDISRPETLDSVLKKWQGETQEFCPNAKVVLVGCKLDMRTDLATLRELSKQRLIPVTHEQGTVLAKQVGAVSYVECSSRSSERSVRDVFHVATVASLGRGHRQLRRTDSRRGLQRSAQLAGRPDRGNGNGNGNEGEIHKDRAKSCNLM from the exons ATGGAGGGGCAGAGCGGCCGCTGCAAGATCGTGGTGGTGGGGGACGCGGAGTGCGGCAAGACGGCTCTGCTGCAGGTGTTCGCCAAGGACGCCTACCCCGGG AGTTACGTCCCCACCGTGTTTGAGAACTACACCGCGAGCTTTGAGATCGACAAGCGCCGCATTGAGCTCAACATGTGGGACACTTCAG GTTCCTCTTACTATGATAACGTCCGGCCTCTGGCCTATCCTGACTCGGACGCTGTGCTCATCTGCTTCGACATTAGCCGACCGGAAACACTGGACAGTGTCCTCAAGAAG TGGCAAGGGGAGACTCAAGAGTTTTGCCCCAATGCCAAGGTTGTGCTGGTTGGCTGTAAACTGGACATGCGGACTGACCTGGCCACACTGAGGGAGCTGTCCAAGCAGAGGCTTATCCCTGTTACACATGAGCAG GGCACCGTGCTGGCCAAGCAGGTGGGGGCTGTGTCCTATGTAGAGTGCTCTTCCCGGTCCTCTGAGCGCAGCGTCAGAGATGTCTTCCACGTGGCCACCGTGGCCTCCCTTGGCCGTGGCCACAGGCAGCTGCGCCGTACTGACTCACGCCGGGGACTACAGCGATCTGCTCAGCTGGCAGGACGGCCAGACCGGGGGAATGGGAATGGGAACGGAAACGAGGGCGAGATACACAAGGATAGAGCCAAGAGCTGCAACCTCATGTGA